In Phacochoerus africanus isolate WHEZ1 chromosome 1, ROS_Pafr_v1, whole genome shotgun sequence, the following are encoded in one genomic region:
- the RBP1 gene encoding retinol-binding protein 1 isoform X1 codes for MPVDFTGYWKMLANENFEEYLRALDVNVALRKIANLLKPDKEIVQDGNHMIIRTLSTFRNYIMDFEVGKEFEEDLTGIDDRKCMTTVSWDGDKLECVQKGEKEGRGWTQWIEGDELHLEMRVQGVVCKQVFKKVN; via the exons ATGCCGGTCGACTTTACCGGGTACTGGAAGATGCTGGCCAACGAGAATTTCGAGGAGTATCTGCGTGCGCTGG ATGTCAATGTGGCCTTGCGCAAAATTGCCAACTTGCTGAAGCCAGACAAAGAGATCGTGCAGGACGGCAACCACATGATCATCCGCACGCTGAGCACTTTTAGGAACTACATCATGGACTTCGAGGTTGGAAAGGAGTTTGAGGAGGATCTGACCGGCATAGACGACCGCAAGTGCATG ACCACAGTGAGCTGGGATGGGGACAAGCTCGAGTGTGTGCAGAAGGGTGAGAAGGAGGGACGTGGCTGGACCCAGTGGATTGAAGGTGACGAGCTGCACCTG GAGATGAGAGTGCAGGGCGTGGTCTGCAAGCAAGTGTTCAAAAAGGTGAACTGA
- the RBP1 gene encoding retinol-binding protein 1 isoform X2: protein MDVNVALRKIANLLKPDKEIVQDGNHMIIRTLSTFRNYIMDFEVGKEFEEDLTGIDDRKCMTTVSWDGDKLECVQKGEKEGRGWTQWIEGDELHLEMRVQGVVCKQVFKKVN from the exons ATGG ATGTCAATGTGGCCTTGCGCAAAATTGCCAACTTGCTGAAGCCAGACAAAGAGATCGTGCAGGACGGCAACCACATGATCATCCGCACGCTGAGCACTTTTAGGAACTACATCATGGACTTCGAGGTTGGAAAGGAGTTTGAGGAGGATCTGACCGGCATAGACGACCGCAAGTGCATG ACCACAGTGAGCTGGGATGGGGACAAGCTCGAGTGTGTGCAGAAGGGTGAGAAGGAGGGACGTGGCTGGACCCAGTGGATTGAAGGTGACGAGCTGCACCTG GAGATGAGAGTGCAGGGCGTGGTCTGCAAGCAAGTGTTCAAAAAGGTGAACTGA